One stretch of Streptomyces peucetius DNA includes these proteins:
- a CDS encoding DUF6191 domain-containing protein, translating to MFNAFEEIFAPGRKHTDDERNRLALTRVDVADGDPGRGPIDLASGKVTVRAQGVPGPEDDVAADAAADAGAEGTVGAHEQPPAPPADAATHDAPDAPAPRRPGDGDDDVDGAASR from the coding sequence GTGTTCAACGCCTTCGAGGAGATCTTCGCGCCAGGCCGTAAGCACACCGACGACGAGCGCAACCGTCTGGCGCTGACACGGGTCGACGTCGCTGACGGGGACCCGGGCCGCGGCCCGATAGACCTCGCCTCGGGCAAGGTCACGGTCCGGGCGCAGGGGGTGCCGGGCCCCGAGGACGACGTCGCGGCGGACGCGGCCGCCGACGCCGGAGCCGAGGGCACTGTCGGGGCCCACGAGCAGCCGCCCGCGCCGCCGGCGGACGCCGCGACCCATGACGCGCCGGATGCGCCCGCTCCCCGGCGACCGGGCGACGGGGACGACGACGTGGACGGGGCGGCCTCGAGGTAG
- a CDS encoding PQQ-dependent sugar dehydrogenase, translating to MAALVLLFAAGCSSGGENSPTDGTPGSSKGAATPSATASSTAPSPSGPPAKGSVKVLSTLTEDLKSPWGVAALPGGDLLVSSRDEGTITRIDVESGKKTEIGSVPGVEPGGEGGLMGLALSPSFASDHQVYAYFTTASDNRIARLLYDEQKPPGQQLGAPDTVLRGIPKGVVHNGGRIAFGPDKMLYAGTGETGDTGLAQDKKSLGGKILRMTPDGQPAHGNPEPDSVVYSYGHRNVQGLAWDSEKRLWAAEFGQKTWDELNLIEPGKNYGWPEAEGKGGGSGFVDPVAQWKTEEASPSGIAYAQGSIWMAALQGERLWRIPLSGAEPSADPQAFLDEEYGRLRTVVAAGGNKLWLVTSETDGRGTPEPGDDKILQLEVR from the coding sequence ATGGCCGCCCTCGTGCTCCTCTTCGCGGCCGGATGCTCGTCGGGTGGCGAAAACAGCCCCACCGACGGGACCCCCGGCTCGTCCAAGGGCGCCGCCACCCCGTCGGCCACGGCGTCGAGCACCGCGCCGAGCCCCTCCGGCCCGCCCGCGAAGGGATCGGTGAAGGTCCTCTCCACCCTGACCGAGGACCTGAAGTCGCCCTGGGGCGTGGCCGCTCTGCCGGGCGGCGACCTGCTGGTCTCCTCGCGGGACGAGGGCACCATCACCCGGATCGACGTGGAGAGCGGCAAGAAGACCGAGATCGGCTCCGTGCCGGGTGTGGAACCGGGCGGGGAGGGCGGCCTGATGGGCCTTGCCCTCTCCCCCTCCTTCGCCTCGGACCACCAGGTCTACGCCTACTTCACCACCGCCTCCGACAACCGCATCGCGCGCCTGCTCTACGACGAGCAGAAGCCGCCCGGCCAGCAGCTCGGCGCCCCGGACACGGTGCTCCGCGGCATTCCCAAGGGCGTCGTGCACAACGGCGGCAGGATCGCCTTCGGCCCGGACAAGATGCTGTACGCGGGCACCGGCGAGACGGGTGACACGGGACTGGCCCAGGACAAGAAGTCCCTCGGCGGCAAGATCCTCCGTATGACCCCGGACGGGCAGCCGGCCCATGGCAACCCGGAGCCCGACTCCGTCGTCTACTCGTACGGCCACCGCAATGTGCAGGGGCTCGCCTGGGATTCCGAGAAGCGCCTGTGGGCCGCCGAGTTCGGGCAGAAGACCTGGGACGAGCTGAATCTGATCGAGCCCGGGAAGAACTACGGCTGGCCCGAGGCCGAGGGCAAGGGCGGCGGGTCCGGCTTCGTCGACCCGGTGGCCCAGTGGAAGACGGAGGAAGCGTCGCCGAGTGGTATCGCCTACGCCCAGGGGTCGATCTGGATGGCGGCGCTGCAGGGCGAGCGGCTGTGGCGGATCCCGCTGTCCGGGGCGGAACCTTCCGCGGACCCCCAGGCGTTCCTCGATGAGGAGTACGGCCGCCTGCGCACGGTTGTCGCCGCGGGCGGAAACAAGCTCTGGCTCGTCACCAGCGAGACGGACGGTCGGGGCACACCTGAGCCGGGCGACGACAAGATCCTCCAGCTGGAGGTGCGATAA
- a CDS encoding aldo/keto reductase, translated as MERRAIGAAGLEVGAVGLGCMPMSWGYSGSQQRGDRSLRTVHSALDAGSTLLDTADMFGPFTNELLLGRVLKERRTDAFVSTKVGLLVGDQHIVANGRPGYVRRACDASLRRLQTDVIDLYQLHRADPEVPVEETWGAMAELVRAGKVRALGMCAVGARASRRSGGHLHEGTIRQLERMQQVFPVSAVQAELSVWSPEALERLLPWCETRGVGFLAAMPLGNGFLTGTLTPGQGFEPDDVRARHPRFTAEMMAANQPVVAGLRRIAARHGAGATPARVALAWVLGQGRHVVPVPGTKRPQWAVENAGAGELKLTAYDLAEIAGLPAARGSWD; from the coding sequence TTGGAGCGCAGGGCGATCGGTGCGGCGGGCCTCGAGGTGGGCGCCGTGGGGCTCGGGTGCATGCCGATGAGCTGGGGCTACAGCGGCTCCCAGCAGCGTGGGGACCGCTCGCTCCGTACCGTCCACAGTGCTCTCGACGCCGGGTCGACTCTCCTGGACACGGCCGACATGTTCGGGCCGTTCACCAACGAGCTGCTGCTCGGCCGGGTGCTCAAGGAACGGCGCACGGACGCCTTCGTGTCGACGAAGGTGGGACTGCTCGTGGGCGACCAGCACATCGTCGCCAACGGACGGCCCGGCTATGTGAGACGGGCCTGCGACGCCTCGCTGCGCCGCCTCCAGACGGACGTGATCGACCTCTACCAGCTGCACCGCGCCGACCCTGAGGTCCCCGTCGAGGAGACCTGGGGCGCCATGGCCGAGTTGGTGCGCGCCGGCAAGGTCCGGGCACTCGGGATGTGTGCCGTCGGTGCGCGGGCGTCCCGCCGGTCGGGCGGCCATCTGCACGAGGGAACGATCCGCCAACTCGAGCGGATGCAGCAGGTGTTCCCGGTGAGCGCGGTGCAGGCGGAGCTGTCCGTGTGGTCACCGGAGGCGCTGGAGCGGCTGCTGCCCTGGTGCGAGACGCGCGGAGTGGGGTTCCTGGCGGCGATGCCGCTCGGGAACGGCTTTCTGACCGGGACGCTCACCCCGGGACAGGGGTTCGAACCCGACGACGTACGCGCGCGCCACCCGCGGTTCACGGCGGAGATGATGGCGGCCAACCAGCCCGTGGTGGCAGGCCTGCGCCGGATCGCCGCGCGGCACGGCGCGGGCGCCACGCCGGCGCGGGTGGCGCTGGCCTGGGTCCTCGGCCAGGGGCGGCACGTGGTCCCGGTGCCGGGGACGAAGCGGCCCCAGTGGGCGGTCGAGAACGCGGGCGCGGGGGAACTGAAGCTCACGGCGTACGACCTGGCGGAGATCGCGGGCCTGCCGGCGGCGCGTGGCTCGTGGGACTGA
- a CDS encoding 2-hydroxyacid dehydrogenase, with translation MTADVWLPIPADEIDGLPVTSATGLHYRFWDGGPDYPADPADCAFYAVPYMKGMEVAIRPLASMKSLRVVQTLSAGIDHVEPGLASMPSGVRLCNAKGVHEASTAELTLALILASLRGIPGFVRGQDSEEWRAGFYPALADKSVLIVGYGSIGAAIEDRLAPFECARVARVARSARTTERGEVRALTDLPALLPGADVVILSTPLTEQTKGLVGAQFLSRMKDGALLVNVARGPVVDTKALLAEVESGRITAALDVTDPEPLPAGHPLWHAPGVLISPHVGGSTSAFMPRAKRLLAAQVTRFAAGEALRNVVVTTE, from the coding sequence ATGACTGCTGACGTGTGGCTCCCCATCCCGGCCGACGAGATCGATGGCCTCCCCGTGACCTCCGCGACGGGTCTGCACTACCGCTTCTGGGACGGCGGCCCGGACTATCCGGCCGACCCCGCGGACTGCGCCTTCTACGCCGTGCCGTACATGAAGGGCATGGAGGTGGCCATACGGCCGCTCGCCTCCATGAAGTCCCTGCGGGTCGTCCAGACGCTGTCCGCGGGCATCGACCACGTGGAGCCGGGGCTCGCCTCGATGCCCTCGGGCGTGCGGCTGTGCAACGCCAAGGGCGTGCACGAGGCGTCGACCGCCGAGCTGACCCTGGCCCTGATCCTCGCCTCGCTGCGCGGCATCCCCGGCTTCGTGCGCGGCCAGGACTCGGAGGAGTGGCGCGCGGGCTTCTACCCGGCGCTCGCCGACAAGTCCGTGCTCATCGTCGGGTACGGGTCCATCGGCGCCGCGATCGAGGACCGGCTCGCGCCCTTCGAGTGCGCGCGGGTGGCGCGCGTCGCGCGCTCCGCCCGTACAACGGAGCGCGGCGAAGTGCGCGCACTCACCGACCTTCCCGCGCTGCTTCCCGGCGCCGATGTCGTGATCCTCTCCACGCCGCTCACCGAGCAGACGAAAGGCCTGGTGGGGGCCCAGTTCCTGAGCCGGATGAAGGACGGCGCGCTGCTGGTCAACGTCGCCCGTGGCCCGGTCGTCGACACAAAGGCGCTGCTCGCGGAGGTGGAGAGCGGACGCATCACCGCCGCCCTCGATGTCACCGATCCGGAGCCGCTGCCCGCCGGTCACCCTCTCTGGCATGCGCCGGGGGTGCTGATCAGTCCCCATGTCGGCGGCTCGACCTCGGCGTTCATGCCTCGGGCGAAGCGGCTGCTGGCGGCCCAGGTCACCCGCTTCGCGGCGGGCGAGGCACTGCGGAATGTGGTCGTGACGACCGAATAA
- a CDS encoding EAL domain-containing protein, with protein sequence MLVLRDAVPRGGAGAAGQIVLAFVCAGYGLGAAFGWGSDRLALIMGDFGLSLAALVAAVSCLLYARTPACRFRPAWLLFALSSAMASAGNAVWGWYEVVLGRPVPSPSLADLFFLCFAPPAIVGLLVLAKRPVSKAGWVCLGLDAWLIGGSLLTLSWSLALAHTAHAQGESVALAALSLAYPLLDIVLVSMVLALHFRRSADNRSAVNTAIAGLALTVLCDALFTSPLLRESYRSGQLLDAGWFAGSLVLAYAPWGARRMSDSARPPRGMRHPGRPITSSLSALTPYLAAAVCTLGILYNVIEGRRVDRVVVLTGCTVVLALVVRQGIILLDNIALTHELAQKENHFRSLVQGSSDVIMIAAPSGVLRYVSPAAAGVYGRDAEELVGSELATLIHPDDLGRVVHELRRFLAADPAREPTTRMECRFRSGSGDWLNVESTVSRHQGGLILNSRDVTERVRLQAQLQHNAEHDPLTDLPNRALFTERVRGALTGRRVSDEGTAVLFIDLDGFKGVNDRLGHQAGDELLIQAARRLADSVRAGDTAARLGGDEFAALIVGDGSGDRAARESQVLEIADRLRLMLSQPYRIDGGEVRVAASIGVAFAEPAMSPTDLMRNADLAMYRAKAGGKDRVELYAPQMQAEVVRRTELAARLRSALHEGEFALLHQPVVSLATGRIAAVSAQARWRSAQGILFTPAEFLRVSDEGDRSAELGRWLLEEAVGQAAERRRLGHGTTVSVRLSARLLLDRSLPLGSIEALLTRHGLPSGALVIELADSDPRISFDELEQRLTALRRMGVRIALDGFGSGYAAINALRRLPVDVLKLDRGLVEGVVESARLHKITSGLLRIAGDLGMQSVADGVDVPEQVLALRAMGCTHGQGMAFSGPLDEYRLRRALVGGDYPVPAALPLPVLTAGIPPARDGSNSETRVPPT encoded by the coding sequence ATGCTGGTCCTCCGGGACGCGGTGCCGCGCGGCGGCGCGGGGGCGGCCGGCCAGATCGTCCTGGCGTTCGTCTGCGCGGGATACGGGTTGGGCGCGGCCTTCGGCTGGGGATCGGACCGACTGGCGCTGATCATGGGGGACTTCGGGCTCAGTCTCGCCGCCCTGGTCGCCGCCGTCTCCTGCCTGCTCTACGCGCGTACCCCGGCGTGCCGCTTCCGGCCCGCCTGGCTCCTGTTCGCGCTGTCCTCGGCGATGGCGTCGGCGGGGAACGCCGTCTGGGGCTGGTACGAGGTGGTGCTGGGCCGCCCGGTGCCGAGCCCGTCCCTCGCCGACCTGTTCTTCCTCTGCTTCGCGCCGCCCGCCATCGTCGGGCTCCTGGTGCTCGCCAAGCGGCCCGTTTCCAAGGCCGGCTGGGTCTGCCTCGGGCTGGACGCCTGGCTGATCGGCGGCTCGCTTCTCACCCTCTCCTGGAGCCTGGCGCTCGCCCACACCGCCCACGCGCAGGGCGAGAGCGTGGCCCTGGCGGCACTCTCGCTCGCCTACCCGCTGCTGGACATCGTGCTGGTCAGCATGGTCCTGGCACTGCACTTCCGCCGCTCCGCCGACAACCGGTCGGCGGTGAACACGGCGATCGCCGGCCTCGCGCTCACCGTGCTCTGCGACGCCCTGTTCACCTCACCGCTGCTGCGCGAGAGCTACCGCTCCGGCCAGCTGCTCGACGCCGGGTGGTTCGCGGGCTCGCTGGTGCTCGCATACGCCCCCTGGGGAGCGCGCAGGATGTCGGACTCCGCACGGCCGCCACGGGGCATGAGGCATCCGGGCCGGCCCATCACGAGTTCGCTCTCCGCGCTCACCCCGTACCTCGCCGCCGCCGTGTGCACCCTCGGCATTCTCTACAACGTCATCGAGGGCCGCCGCGTCGACCGGGTCGTCGTGCTCACGGGCTGCACCGTCGTCCTCGCCCTCGTCGTACGGCAGGGCATCATACTCCTCGACAACATCGCGCTCACCCACGAACTGGCCCAGAAGGAGAACCACTTCCGCTCACTGGTGCAGGGATCGAGCGACGTCATCATGATCGCCGCGCCGTCGGGGGTGCTGCGCTACGTCTCACCCGCGGCGGCCGGCGTCTACGGGCGGGACGCGGAGGAGCTCGTCGGCTCCGAGCTGGCCACCCTCATCCACCCGGACGACCTGGGGCGGGTGGTCCACGAGTTGCGCCGCTTCCTGGCCGCCGATCCGGCGCGGGAGCCGACCACCCGCATGGAGTGCCGCTTCAGGTCAGGCTCCGGCGACTGGCTCAACGTGGAGTCGACCGTCAGCCGCCACCAGGGCGGTCTGATCCTCAACAGCCGCGACGTCACGGAACGGGTGCGGCTCCAGGCCCAGTTGCAGCACAACGCGGAGCACGACCCGCTCACCGACCTGCCCAACCGCGCCCTGTTCACCGAGCGGGTCAGAGGCGCCCTCACCGGCCGCAGGGTGAGCGACGAGGGCACCGCCGTGCTCTTCATCGACCTCGACGGCTTCAAGGGCGTGAACGACCGGCTGGGCCACCAGGCGGGCGACGAGCTGCTGATCCAGGCGGCGCGGCGGCTGGCCGACTCCGTGCGGGCCGGGGACACGGCCGCCAGGCTCGGCGGCGACGAGTTCGCGGCCCTCATCGTGGGAGACGGCTCCGGCGACCGGGCCGCCCGCGAGTCCCAGGTGCTGGAGATCGCCGACAGGCTGCGGCTCATGCTCTCCCAGCCGTACCGCATCGACGGCGGCGAGGTGCGGGTCGCCGCGTCGATCGGTGTGGCCTTCGCCGAGCCGGCCATGAGCCCCACCGACCTCATGCGCAACGCGGACCTCGCCATGTACCGGGCCAAGGCCGGCGGCAAGGACCGTGTCGAGCTGTACGCGCCCCAGATGCAGGCCGAGGTGGTCCGCCGCACCGAGCTGGCCGCACGGCTGCGCAGCGCCCTGCACGAGGGCGAGTTCGCGCTGCTGCACCAGCCGGTCGTGAGCCTTGCCACCGGCCGCATCGCGGCGGTCTCCGCGCAGGCCCGCTGGCGTTCCGCCCAGGGCATCCTCTTCACGCCCGCCGAGTTCCTGCGGGTCTCCGACGAGGGCGACCGCAGCGCCGAACTCGGCCGCTGGCTGCTCGAGGAGGCCGTCGGCCAGGCGGCCGAGCGGCGGCGCCTGGGCCACGGGACAACGGTGTCGGTGCGCCTGTCGGCCCGGCTGCTTCTGGACAGATCCCTGCCGCTCGGCTCCATCGAGGCGCTGCTCACACGGCACGGCCTGCCGTCCGGCGCCCTGGTCATCGAACTCGCGGACAGTGACCCGCGGATCTCATTCGACGAGCTGGAGCAGCGGCTGACCGCCCTGCGCCGGATGGGGGTGCGGATCGCGCTGGACGGCTTCGGCAGCGGTTACGCGGCGATCAACGCCCTCCGCAGGCTCCCGGTGGACGTGCTGAAACTGGACAGAGGCCTGGTCGAAGGCGTCGTCGAGTCCGCCAGACTGCACAAGATCACCAGCGGGCTGCTCCGTATCGCCGGCGATCTCGGCATGCAGTCGGTCGCGGACGGGGTCGACGTCCCGGAGCAGGTGCTGGCGCTGCGCGCCATGGGGTGCACACACGGCCAGGGCATGGCCTTCTCGGGGCCCCTGGACGAGTACCGGCTGCGGCGCGCCCTGGTCGGAGGCGATTATCCGGTGCCCGCGGCCCTTCCCCTCCCGGTGCTCACGGCAGGCATCCCACCGGCCCGAGACGGCTCAAATAGTGAGACTCGCGTCCCACCCACTTGA
- a CDS encoding acetolactate synthase large subunit: MTEQASGAHHPQPRARSGGQPSATVEHVTGAQSLIRSLEEVGADTVFGIPGGAILPAYDPMMDSSKVRHVLVRHEQGAGHAATGYAQATGRVGVCMATSGPGATNLVTPIADAHMDSVPLVAITGQVASKAIGTDAFQEADICGITMPITKHNFLVTRADDIPRTVAEAFHIASTGRPGPVLVDIAKDALQARTTFSWPPQTELPGYRPVTKPHAKQIREAAKLITGAKRPVLYVGGGVLKAGATAELKVLAELTGAPVTTTLMALGAFPDSHPLHVGMPGMHGAVTAVTALQKADLIVALGARFDDRVTGKLDSFAPYAKIVHADIDPAEIGKNRTADVPIVGDAREVIADLVQAVQAEHTEGKAGASAQERYAAWWKDLNRWRETYPLGYEQPADGSLAPQQVIQRIGELAPEGTIFAAGVGQHQMWAAHFIDYEQPATWLNSGGAGTMGYAVPAAMGAKAGAPDRTVWAIDGDGCFQMTNQELVTCALNNIPIKVAIINNGALGMVRQWQTLFYNQRYSNTVLHSGPEATGLERSAGTRVPDFVKLSEAMGCHAIRCESPDDLDKVIAEANAINDRPVVIDFIVHEDAQVWPMVAAGTSNDEVMAARGVRPDFGDNEDD; this comes from the coding sequence ATGACCGAGCAGGCCTCCGGGGCCCACCATCCGCAGCCGCGGGCCCGTAGCGGTGGACAGCCGTCCGCCACCGTCGAACACGTCACGGGTGCGCAGTCCCTGATTCGCTCTCTCGAGGAAGTAGGGGCCGACACGGTGTTCGGCATTCCGGGTGGTGCGATCCTCCCGGCGTACGACCCGATGATGGACTCCTCGAAGGTCCGCCACGTCCTCGTCCGCCACGAGCAGGGCGCCGGCCACGCCGCCACCGGTTACGCGCAGGCCACGGGCCGGGTCGGTGTCTGCATGGCCACCTCGGGCCCCGGCGCCACCAACCTGGTCACCCCGATCGCCGACGCGCACATGGACTCCGTGCCGCTCGTCGCGATCACCGGCCAGGTCGCCTCCAAGGCGATCGGTACGGACGCCTTCCAGGAGGCGGACATCTGCGGCATCACCATGCCGATCACCAAGCACAACTTCCTGGTGACCCGGGCGGACGACATCCCGCGCACCGTCGCGGAGGCCTTCCACATCGCCTCCACCGGCCGCCCGGGTCCCGTCCTGGTCGACATCGCCAAGGACGCCCTCCAGGCGCGGACGACCTTCAGCTGGCCCCCGCAGACCGAGCTGCCCGGCTACCGCCCGGTCACCAAGCCGCACGCCAAGCAGATCCGCGAGGCCGCCAAGCTGATCACCGGCGCCAAGCGCCCGGTCCTGTACGTCGGAGGCGGCGTCCTCAAGGCCGGCGCCACCGCCGAGCTGAAGGTGCTCGCCGAGCTCACCGGAGCCCCCGTCACCACCACCCTGATGGCGCTGGGCGCGTTCCCCGACAGCCACCCGCTGCACGTGGGAATGCCGGGCATGCACGGTGCGGTCACCGCCGTCACCGCGCTGCAGAAGGCCGACCTGATCGTCGCCCTCGGAGCCCGTTTCGACGACCGCGTCACCGGCAAGCTGGACAGCTTCGCGCCGTACGCCAAGATCGTTCACGCCGACATCGACCCGGCGGAGATCGGCAAGAACCGCACCGCGGACGTGCCGATCGTCGGTGACGCCCGCGAGGTCATCGCCGACCTGGTCCAGGCCGTCCAGGCCGAGCACACCGAGGGCAAGGCCGGCGCCTCCGCCCAGGAGAGGTACGCAGCCTGGTGGAAGGACCTCAACCGCTGGCGCGAGACTTACCCCCTCGGCTACGAGCAGCCCGCCGACGGCAGCCTCGCCCCGCAGCAGGTCATCCAGCGCATCGGCGAACTCGCCCCCGAGGGCACGATCTTCGCGGCGGGCGTGGGCCAGCACCAGATGTGGGCCGCCCACTTCATCGACTACGAGCAGCCGGCCACCTGGCTGAACTCGGGCGGCGCCGGGACGATGGGCTACGCGGTCCCCGCGGCGATGGGCGCCAAGGCCGGCGCCCCGGACCGCACGGTCTGGGCGATCGACGGCGACGGCTGCTTCCAGATGACCAACCAGGAACTGGTCACCTGCGCCCTGAACAACATCCCGATCAAGGTCGCCATCATCAACAACGGCGCCCTCGGCATGGTCCGGCAGTGGCAGACCCTCTTCTACAACCAGCGGTACTCCAACACCGTGCTGCACTCCGGCCCGGAGGCCACCGGCCTGGAGAGGAGCGCCGGCACCCGCGTCCCCGACTTCGTCAAGCTGTCCGAGGCCATGGGCTGCCACGCGATCCGCTGCGAGTCCCCGGACGACCTGGACAAGGTCATCGCCGAGGCCAACGCCATCAACGACCGTCCGGTCGTCATCGACTTCATCGTCCACGAGGACGCCCAGGTGTGGCCCATGGTCGCCGCCGGCACCTCCAACGACGAGGTCATGGCCGCCCGCGGCGTCCGCCCCGACTTCGGCGACAACGAAGACGACTGA
- the ilvN gene encoding acetolactate synthase small subunit, translated as MSKHTLSVLVENTPGILARIAALFSRRGFNIDSLAVGVTEHPDISRITIVVGVEDLPLEQVTKQLNKLVNVLKIVELEPAAAIQRELVLVKVRADNETRSQIVEIVQLFRAKTVDVSPEAVTIEATGSSDKLEAMLKMLEQFGIKELVQSGTIAIGRGARSITDRSLRALDRSA; from the coding sequence ATGTCCAAGCACACGCTCTCGGTGCTGGTCGAGAACACCCCCGGCATTCTCGCCCGGATCGCCGCGCTGTTCTCCCGCCGCGGCTTCAACATCGACTCGCTCGCGGTCGGTGTCACCGAGCACCCCGACATCTCCCGCATCACCATCGTGGTGGGAGTCGAGGACCTGCCGCTCGAGCAGGTGACCAAGCAGCTCAACAAGCTCGTCAACGTCCTGAAGATCGTCGAGCTCGAGCCGGCCGCCGCGATCCAGCGCGAGCTCGTGCTGGTCAAGGTCCGCGCCGACAACGAGACCCGCTCGCAGATCGTCGAGATCGTCCAGCTGTTCCGCGCCAAGACCGTCGACGTCTCGCCCGAGGCCGTCACCATCGAGGCCACCGGATCGAGCGACAAGCTCGAGGCGATGCTGAAGATGCTCGAGCAGTTCGGCATCAAGGAGCTCGTCCAGTCCGGAACGATCGCCATAGGGCGTGGCGCCCGTTCCATCACGGACCGGTCGCTGCGCGCCCTGGACCGTTCCGCATAG
- the ilvC gene encoding ketol-acid reductoisomerase, with translation MGRKASFQRRAHQGDNQVAELFYDDDADLSIIQNRKVAVIGYGSQGHAHALSLRDSGVDVRVGLHEGSKSKAKAEEQGLRVVTPAEAAAEADVIMILVPDPIQAQVYEESVKDNLKDGDALFFGHGLNIRYGFIKPPAGVDVAMVAPKGPGHLVRRQYEEGRGVPCIAAVEQDATGKAFDLALSYAKGIGGTRAGVIKTTFKEETETDLFGEQAVLCGGTAALVKAGFETLTEAGYQPEIAYFECLHELKLIVDLMYEGGLEKMRWSVSETAEWGDYVTGPRIITDDTKAEMKKVLAEIQDGTFAKNWMDEYHGGLKKYNEYKTQDSEHLLETTGKELRKLMSWVDNDEA, from the coding sequence GTGGGACGCAAAGCGTCATTCCAAAGACGTGCACACCAAGGAGACAACCAAGTGGCCGAGCTGTTCTACGACGACGACGCCGACCTGTCCATCATCCAGAACCGCAAGGTCGCGGTCATCGGCTACGGCAGCCAGGGCCACGCCCACGCGCTGTCGCTGCGTGACTCGGGTGTCGACGTCCGCGTCGGTCTGCACGAGGGCTCCAAGTCCAAGGCGAAGGCCGAGGAGCAGGGCCTGCGCGTGGTGACCCCCGCCGAGGCCGCCGCCGAGGCCGACGTCATCATGATCCTGGTCCCGGACCCGATCCAGGCCCAGGTCTACGAGGAGTCCGTCAAGGACAACCTGAAGGACGGCGACGCCCTGTTCTTCGGCCACGGCCTCAACATCCGCTACGGCTTCATCAAGCCGCCGGCCGGTGTCGACGTCGCCATGGTCGCCCCCAAGGGTCCGGGCCACCTGGTCCGCCGCCAGTACGAGGAGGGCCGCGGCGTTCCGTGCATCGCCGCCGTCGAGCAGGACGCCACGGGCAAGGCCTTCGACCTGGCGCTGTCGTACGCCAAGGGCATCGGCGGCACCCGCGCGGGCGTCATCAAGACGACCTTCAAGGAAGAGACCGAGACCGACCTCTTCGGCGAGCAGGCCGTCCTGTGCGGTGGCACCGCGGCGCTGGTCAAGGCGGGCTTCGAGACCCTGACCGAGGCCGGCTACCAGCCGGAGATCGCGTACTTCGAGTGCCTCCACGAGCTGAAGCTGATCGTGGACCTCATGTACGAGGGCGGCCTGGAGAAGATGCGCTGGTCGGTCTCCGAGACCGCCGAGTGGGGCGACTACGTCACCGGCCCGCGGATCATCACGGACGACACCAAGGCCGAGATGAAGAAGGTCCTCGCCGAGATCCAGGACGGCACCTTCGCCAAGAACTGGATGGACGAGTACCACGGCGGCCTGAAGAAGTACAACGAGTACAAGACCCAGGACTCCGAGCACCTGCTGGAGACCACCGGCAAGGAGCTGCGCAAGCTCATGAGCTGGGTCGACAACGACGAGGCGTGA